The genomic window GCCTCTGGCGCCTCCACCGCGTCGGCGCCCTCTTTGCCCAGTACGTGCCGGCAACGACCATCCATCAATTCTGTCGTCTCTCCTGCTACAAAATATCGAAGCAGCTAACGTTCACACTCTTGGACCTTCCACTTGATCATTGCTTGATTTCTAGCTTGGAGAAGGACAGAAAGTTCAGCTACTTCTGGGTTCGATGCGCAAAGCTCATCTGCGTAAGTGACTCTCGACTCTGAACAAAATTGGTCAGGAGCTCTGGCGGTGATATTTCCTTGTGCAGGTGACGCTCTTTGCAGTGCACAGCGCGGGCTGCTTCTACTACCTGCTCGCCGACCGGTACCCGGACCCGGCGCACACGTGGCTGAGCACCGCCATGCCGGACTTCCACAGCGAGAGCCTCTGGAACCGGTACGTGGCGTCCATGTACTGGTCCATCACCACCCTCACCACCGTGGGGTACGGCGACATGCACGCCGTGAACACCCGGGAGATGGTGTTCACCACCTTCTACATGCTCTTCAACCTCGGCCTCACCGCCTACCTCATCGGCAACATGACCAACCTCGTCGTCCACGGCACCGGCCGCACCAGAAAATACGTACGCCCGTGATCACTCCATCGTGTCGATCTTGATGACGTCGAGATCGATTTCACTCTGACATCTTGGTCTGCGATCGATGAACTCGTATAAAGAGGGACACGATCAAGGCGGCGACGAGCTTCGCGCTGCGGCACCAGCTGCCGGCGCGGCTGCAGGAGCAGATGATCTCGCACCTGAGCCTCAAGTTCAGGACGGACTTGGAGGGGCTCCGGCAGCAGGAGACCCTGGACGCGCTGCCCAAGGCCATCCGGTCCAGCATCTCGCACCACCTCTTCTTCAGCCTCGTCCAGAACGTCTACCTCTTCCAGGGGGTCTCCAATGACCTCATCTTCCAGCTGGTAATAGTCAAAGCCATGGATGGTAATCTCATCCTCTAATTTTGAGTATTTTCCAATCTTGTTGCTCTGTTTGAGTGATTCACTATGAAGGTTTCTGAGATGAACGCCGAATACTTTGCGCCGAGGGAGGACGTCATACTGCAGAACGAGGCGCCGTCGGATTTCTACATTCTAGTCACTGGTAGTGTGGTAAAAAAAACACACATTCTTTCCATGATTCTCCAGTAATTAGAGGTTATGTAACAAACAATTAATTTACCCAGCACTAATGGTGACTGAACTAACAAAGATGTTTATACTGACATGTGCAACTGATGCATTTGCAGGAGTTGTTGGAGCTCCAAAACGGTGCAGAGCAGGCAAGTCCTCTCTGTTCTTTTCATTCCATAAGCCTTTCAAAGTTTCATTCCTCAGGCGAGTGTTTGCGCATTGCATCCAACAGTTAATATTACGATGTGATCTGCAGATGGCCGGGATGGCCAAGGCGGGCGACGTCGTCGGCGAGATCGGGGTCCTCTGCTACAGACCCCAGCTCTTCACGGCAAGAACACGGTCCCTGTGCCAGCTCCTGCGCATGGACCGGACCGCCTTCCTCAGGATCGTTCAGTCCAATGTTGGGGATggcaccatcatcatcaacaaccttATTCAGGTCAGTCAGTTCACCGCGATGATACTTCgacaaaggaaataagaagaaaaaaagaatcacCTTGATTTCCAGGTTGTGCTGGGCAATTGCAAGCTGTGAAATAAAACTGCTGTGGTTCTGATGAGCTTGTGAATTTCCATAACATTGCATTTCTGCGTTGCAGTACCTTAAGGAGAAGAGAGACATCGGCGCGATCGCCGGTGTCGCGGAGGAGGTCGAGTACATGCTAGCTCGGGGTCAGCTGGAGCTCCCTGTCACGCTCTGCTATGCAGCGTCCAAAGGAGACGACTTTCTGATGCATCAGCTCCTAAAGCGTAGGGCTGACCCAAATGAGGCAGATAACTATGGGCATACAGCATTGGTATACATATGCTCATAAATTCTCACTAATCTGTTTTCGATAATGAAGGTTTTATTGACTTTCATCGTTATATCAAGATGATACAACCGTAAAAGAGCTCACTAATATGTTGATGTTTACTTAGTGTTCTAAACCAGAAACTTACTAGTTAAGTGCTCGATTTAACAGCATGTATCAGCTTCCATTGGGAGCGAGCAATGCGTCAAGGTTATGTTGGATCATGGCGCTGATCCTAATGCTAGAGGTATATATGgtgtttaaatttttatttgcaaaagtttaGGACCCATTTGTTAGTGTTTTAGATTCTTCTAAAAACGTTTTAACCCTAATTTCtccttgaaaatatttttttagtcaaAATCACTTTGTGCAATATTTTAGCTAGTTGGATGGTTTCTAATTCTTCAAAGATGACGACAGTTATAAGTGAAAAGAAAGTAATTTAGAAATAGAGGAAACCTGTTTTGCCTGTTTCTCCCTCGCCGTGTAAAAGGGAGAAATGTTTTCTAGTTTTGGATTCGAATTACTTACTAAAAGTACAATTTAATAGGGATTCCACTAAGTCTAGTAGAATCCGAATTATTTATTGCTGCCAAACGCACCCTTATTCTGATTAGATATAGCACTAACCGGGATTACCAAATCTTGTGTCCAATATGAACAGACACTCAAGGGAGGGTCCCCTTATGGGAGGCCTTGTCAAGGAGGCACCATGCGGCCGTGCAGCTGCTGGTGGACGCCGGTGCTGACCTATCCTCGGGCGACGCAGCGCTGTACACCCGCGCCGCCGTTGAGGGAGACGACGCCGCGCTCCTCGAGGACATCGCACGCCACGGCGGGGacgtggcggcggtggcgtgcTGGGACGACGGCACCACAGCGCTCCACCGCGCCGTCCTTCTGGGGAACGTTGGGATGGTCAAGGTCCTGCTCGAGCACGGCGCCGACGCAGACAGagaggacggcggcggccggacaCCGAGGGCCATGGCCGATCAGCTCGGCCACCGCGACATACGGCTCTTGTTCAGATCGCACCAAGACGTGCAGAGTCCGATGCAGCAAGGCTCGTCGATGGATCATCTCAGGGTGGCAGCTCCAGTGATCAGGTTTCAGAGCGCGCCCGCGGCGAGGATCCCGCACCGCGACAGCATCGActcgtcgccgccgtcgtcgaGGCACAGCACTCCCCTGCGGATGGCCAGCTTCCGTAACTCCCTCTTCGGCGTCATCTCGTCGTCCCATGCGAACCAGCACGGCAAAGGCGTCAGCGGAAGCCTGCTCTTCGGCGGCGGCCACGGAGGGAGAGAAAGCTCGTCAGGCCGCCAAAGCGAGGAAGCTGGTGTTCATGCCGGAGACGATGAGGCAGCTCGTGGAGCTCGGAGGGAGTCGGTTCGGGTTCTCGCCGACGAGGGCAGTGACGACGGAAGGCGCCGAGGTCGACAAATCGAGGCTCGTCAGTGACGGCGATCACCTGCTCCATGTCACCGATCAGTGGGTGCCTGACACCCACATCGCGCGAGTGACACGACGAAGGAAGATGTTCTGACCGACCGATTGAGATCCTACGAAAATATCTGATTTCAACCGACAAAAGAATAGCAACCCTCTTATTTTGTAATGAGTTAGTACGTACTATATAAAATAGGGCGATGCTATATGTGAGGTGCATGTTTTTACGCGTTATTTTTTTCAGTTGATTATTTTTGGCCGTTGGATCTCCATCGGATGTCCAGCCTTTCTTCTATCTCCCGACAGGTACACGTTCATCTTCTTCCTACCCTGTTTTACTTCCTTTCTCCTGCGCTCGCCGCCGTCCCGCCTGCCTCCTCCCATCTCCGGTGATGTTCCCACCACCGGATCTGCTCTAGGATAAGGTTATTGCAGATGCATTTTATAATCCGTCTGCTATATCGCCTTAGTTATGACCTGTTCGGCTGGTCCTCAAGTACCGATTGCGTACAGtggtcgccgccgcctcctcatggCGAGTGCAGCACCATAGGCTTACCGGTGTGCACCGCTTCAGAGCAACGCCTGGATGCGACCGCCGTCTTGTACTTGCTCGGTGCGGGTGAGCACAGCGGCAGTAGAGGTTCATCCCCCGACGAAGCAAAGATGTTTGATGAAATGCTGAAGTGTCCTGCTCCTGGATGAGTTATCTTTCCTTGACTCAGTCACTGCAGGTTTCCATTATATACAGATGCTTATCTGCAGCTTTATAATTGATACATCAATTTGCTTCTCTGAAATTTTTAGTGGACTGCCCGCGCAAAAGTTTAATTACATAATTGAACCGCATCTGACAGACTGCTCTTAATTTTGCATCAATAAGCTATGGACAAATTTGTGTTGAGATACTTTTCAATATATTTGTCCACATCTACAAAAGTTGTAAAGATCATCAACTGAAGTAGCGTACCTGTCAAATGACTTAAGAAAAAAGTTAATGAATTATTGGCAGAAAAGATCATCGAGATAAGCATATAGGGAACAATGATAATAAGTGCCATAAAATCTAAATGTACCGATTGACATAAAAATGATCGAGTTTTCTTTTATTCTGcgcagttgtgagattttcagTCTCCGTTTTTCTTATAAACTAAATCAATTctcttctttaaaaaaatcgGTAATGTTCTAGCtgtcctttcaaaaaaaaagatagaaaaataaTCACAATAGGTAGCATCTCCTTCGATAAGAATGATTTTAGAGTTGTCTCCTTAAGTTACTCATGTAGGGTTTGTTTGCGGTGGTTGCGTTGTGCTGTGGAATCTAGTAAGCTAGAGGAATATTTGTTATTCATAATGTGATTTTTGTTATTACATATCTAAAAAGATGACTCCAACTAATAACTACACTtaaaaatagaattaaataagcatttttttaaaaaaaacaccgCAATGCCAAATGGAGCTAGAAGTGGAAGCGATACCACATCATGTGTTCGTTGGAATGCCCGTGTGAGATCTGGTTAGTATTTACTCAATTTTCATTTGTATTCTACTAATATGCATGCGGTGCCTTCAGTTGAAAGTTCTTTTCAGTTCAGAACTAGACAAGAAAGTCCACCACTGCTAGTGTTACTCTATGCCGCGCTCACAGAATGGATCTATTTGcaaattccttatttgccataAAAAATACTTCCTCTTCTCTATGTGCCACTCAATTTTTTAAACTTCTTCATTGCCATCGTCATTGCCATAGATTTTATCTTTGTTCCTTTGTCAAATTCACTGTTCACCAATTCACTGTTTACCAGTcatgtttcttcaaaaatcagTGTTTTTCTGTTTCTgtaaaaatcctagaacttttttacatattccataatctATATGCAACCTATtgtaattggattcacccaaaataacatgtgtagaatttaaactaaaattctcttaaaaatactttataaattctaacaattgttaggacctgaaataaaattccaaaaatctggaaaaattcactaatattattattatgtgatggactaatttctaaaattatttttagccctattttatatggtgaaaaatgagtttctttgtaatggtGCATTTATATGCAGCGTGATAGAATAGAtaaaaatagagtattacaaatgaaataacttttttaccatataacctagggctaaaaataattttagaaattagtccataacataataatattattcgtgaatttttccaatttttttgattttatttgaggccccaacaattgttagaagttatagtttttggagaattttagtttttaaTTCTACATAAGctttttttggtgaatctaattaaaatggtttgtccatagattatggaacacgtataaaaaattctagaatttttagagaaacaaaaaactACTGATTTTTAGATAAACGGAATCAGCAACAGTGAATTCGACATATGATTGAACAAAAATATGAATGGAATGACAAGAAAGGAACGAAAGATAAAATCGATGGGAATGAAGAAAGTTCGAAATTTTGAGTGGCACAGAGAGAATAGGAATTTTTTtatggcaaataaggaatttgCCCATCTAAATAACAATGATTTTGTAGTGAGTACATGATATGCGATCTAAATTTAACTTCAAATAATGACCTTTTGTGATTTGGAGCTAGTACATGGTGTTTTTAATTGCGAGGGTAAAACGTGCAGGCTGCTGAGTGTCTAACATCTGTCAAAATATTTTGCAAAATTGAGAACCAGGCTTGGGTGGTTAGTGAAAGTAGTTGTATACTCCACCCATTTAGGATGTTTTCTCCTTGTATGTCTCACtaagatgtattttttttaagatgtattTCTTTTTATGGTAGGTGATGTACTCGTCGACAACGAGACGTATATGATGATTTTGTCAATCTTTAAACTTTGTATCCCCGGTCTTTAATAGACGTTGTATGAGTGTGTGTGATTATcaaggttcacgttaccgactgGAGCTCGGGGTTTCCCCCTGAACCCCCCTTCCCACCCTCTAGAGGCGGAGGATGAGTGCCTGATGAACCTGCGGCAAGGGAAGATCATCCCGGAAAGGTTACCAAGCTCCGGTGGTAACCGAAATCTCgtggtaaccgcggttaccggtcaaaaattcaaaaaaaaccggagaaaattcattcggcaaaatttgaatttttgcgaaaaaatcgtgtttttgccctcttggtaaccgctcggttttggtcggttaccgagcggtttggtcggttaccgagcgattttctcgcatttttgatttggtcggttacggagcggtttgggtcggtaatcgctcggttttctcgatttatcgagcggtttttatcgaatttcagcgcagttcaacaaaaaacctaaaaaagggctcaatcttgtaaaatcaataactaattcatctgagcttcaaatcaagtgaaacaaatttttttggcttccttgtaacatgatctacatgataaaagtatttatactcataaaaaagttcaaaattttctgtgagaaattttatttgttaaaccaagttaaatgcatagtttactctttgctaatccaaaaatcatgaaactaattttgttagtcttcttacatgatcctatatcttttaaaaatacatgaactcatgaattagttattgtaacatgcatgattgtgtaaatatgttgcgactagattaattcataactgacccatcacacctcaaaaattagtgaaaccactttcattagcttatttatactatgatttacgtagaaaaaataatagtagacataaaaaagttaattacagtgttgtttcttaacatattcactttatgcttgtgaactttgtaaaaatcatagagaatttaataaaactctaaataaagtgaaatcaattttaaagattctcttaaaatacgttttatacaagaaaaatatgtgtttgcatgttacacttttccttaacatgagttaataactgagccgcacgtttcaattttttcatttttttcaaattttctccctatagaatatgatgcaaacaatattatttttgaaattttttttcacagaaggtcttagaattgtgtctagtttttttaagattgtttttgaattttttttatttttttgaatttttcgaattcaaattttggttaccgttcggtttctgaaaccggaccgaaCCAAGAAGGTCAGTAACCGTGATTTTTGGGcagttaccgacggttttttaaccctggtgATTATATtgcaatagaaaaaagaaggaagaactaaCACTGAGAGTTAGGTGCAATACCCATGCCACGCAGATGGTCAAAAGTCAATGTTCTAGAAAAACGACAACATATCTTTTCCCTTGTGCGTAGAGGAAATCAATAAGGAAATAATTTGGTGACAGACCCTTCCTACCTGAGCTGAACCGTCTCAATTGTGCAGCACTTCGACAGGAACATATAAAGATTAGTTACGGTAGTTATGCTACCGTGACCAACTTCTGATCAACCAACATAACACCTCACAACCAAATTCTATTCTTACGCATCCAATCCAATTCCATAACCTTCTCTCACTATATAAACACGAGCACATCTGCAACGGATTCTCACATCACCCAAAGCTTTTCCCTCCAAAAcaaaacaagagagagagagagagagagagagagagagagagagagagagagagagagagagagagagagagagagagagagagagagagagagagagacgacgacgacgcgtgACAGGCTGACAAGCGAGATGGCCCGCCTGATCGTCATCAAGCTGCTCGCCTTGGCCTTGGCCGTGATGGCGCTGGCCGCGCCGGCGTCGGGGCAGGGCGCGGCGGTGTCGTGCACGGCGTCGCTGATCACCAGCTTCACCCCGTGCTTCAACTTCCTCACCAACAGCACCAACGGGACGCCGACGGCCGACTGCTGCAAGTCCCTCGCGGCGCTGGTGAATGCGAGCACCGACTGCGCGTGCCTCATCCTCACCGGGAACGTGCCGCTCGGCGTGCCCATCAACCGGACGCTCGCCGTCACTCTGCCCAAGGCGTGCAACTCCATGTCCGTCCCGCTCCAGTGCCGAGGTACGTGCGTTGATCAACACCGCGACCAATTCCCTGCACTGCAAATTCAAGCATCTGACGGTCGAGGTGACGGCATGCTAATCCATCTGGTGGTCCATCTGCAGACACGTCGTCTCAGATCCCTGCTCCAGGCCCTGTCACAGATGCGCCCTCCTCGTCCCCGCTGCGTAAGAACCTTGCCGAAACTTGTGTAAGCTGTGACTGACGCTTTTATTTTGCTCAAGTTTTACTGACGATCACCGTGATTCTGTTCAAACTCGCAGCGCCAGCGACGCCGGCAACGCCGGAGACCGAAGCGCCTGCGCCGCCGGTGGAGCCCACCGCGACGCCGCCAGTCAGCCAGGGGCAGACGAGGCCGACGGTGGTGCCCAGCTCCGGCTGGAGAGAGAGCTCTCGCGTCTCCGCGACGGCTGCGTTCGTGCTGCTCCTCGCAGCTGGGGGAGCGCTGGTGTGATTGCATTCATCGCGTTGGTCAGCTGAGCAAGCGATGAGCAAGCAGAGTGGTACACAGATTATATTGTATTAGTATTTGTTTGCAAGTCATTTGGGGCATTGAATTCGCATTCTTTCAGGTTGAATTATGTAACGATACAGTTATAGTGAATAGTTATATGTTTCATTTCATTCAATAGCAACTGTGCTAGTCTTAGGCCCCGTTTAGTtgcaagaaacgtttcagattctctggtgattctctagaattCCTGCCAAACACATCAAAATgtgaaacgtttcaccttgaatcacctgaaatgtttctcatttttaacactacgaggagaatcatccaaaatggtgtttcacccatttcgagaatcactcaggtcatttttcttcaagaatccgaatccagaattcctgccaaacgttttcagaaaattgagGGTGATTCATCGTAGAAACGCTTCTAAGGAGAATCTGAAACTGAAACGTTTCTGAGAGAATCTGGAGCCCTACCAAACGAGCCCGTAATCTCTGCAGGTTGGATCGAGGAAAACTATGTGCTAGAATCATGAGGTCATCAGCTGCGGAAAATACAATTATGCATATCTCTACAATAATTATGTTAtctaatttatgatttttttttcatctatccTTCCAATATAAATCTTAACGTAAATAAATAGTTCTGATAAACCATATATCTATATACGCTAGTGGAAATTTCGTATTCTACTTCATAGGACCCCAGTGATAGTATATATAATGGCTCCTCCCGTGAGTCTCTGACTAGGTTTCTaaggttaatttttttttttgagtcaCGTACAAAGTTTCGCTCTGATGAAAGTGCACATGTAATACATTTACCATGGAAATCCTttgttatttttgaaattttaaatgaaatttGACAGAAaatgatagtagaaaaatgaatTAAACCAAATTTGGtccaaaatttgacaaaattgtTTGAACCACATATCAGATACCGGTAGGATTTGCCTTACCGGAGTTTGCCGATATGACCGACAAATTCCCAGACCATAACCTTCAACTGGCATGCAGATTATTCCAAACATTGTATGTGAGGAACGGTCTAAattgtattttaattaattattaagacGATCATTTGTTTAATTACGATCATgataattaatcaaaatattatTACGATAGTCTTGACAtatgttttgtacccaagatcggaacacatatcttTCTAACATAtagcaccataacaaagtttaaaaaagaacaagtaattaaattattgCAAGTTTTTAAGTATTAAACAaattacaacaatttacatcaaaagaaagCTAGAAGGATAAAGAACCGATCAAatcctaaccaaaactagaaactacgcaaTGAAAGATTAATATCTGTGCACCAACAAATCTAGGTGAAGTTATACACCCTTAGGCTCTACCCAAAAGTCTCGTCACATAATTAGTTTACACTACTCATTCCTACCACCTATATCAgcgggtgtgaagtagccaaacacgggTTCCTCCTTACCAGTAGAACCTCAAAGAGCATCGTGAGTAAGAagatactcacaagacttaatctataataagtacatataataactcgACTCCTAGAATTATGT from Phragmites australis chromosome 14, lpPhrAust1.1, whole genome shotgun sequence includes these protein-coding regions:
- the LOC133891025 gene encoding non-specific lipid transfer protein GPI-anchored 20-like; the encoded protein is MARLIVIKLLALALAVMALAAPASGQGAAVSCTASLITSFTPCFNFLTNSTNGTPTADCCKSLAALVNASTDCACLILTGNVPLGVPINRTLAVTLPKACNSMSVPLQCRDTSSQIPAPGPVTDAPSSSPLPPATPATPETEAPAPPVEPTATPPVSQGQTRPTVVPSSGWRESSRVSATAAFVLLLAAGGALV
- the LOC133891279 gene encoding LOW QUALITY PROTEIN: potassium channel AKT3-like (The sequence of the model RefSeq protein was modified relative to this genomic sequence to represent the inferred CDS: inserted 2 bases in 1 codon), translating into MASRCGPWGGGAGMDGGSGRYSAATGALLPSLGAHSGRRPRLRRFIVSPYHPRYRLWEHSLIALVVYSAWVSPFEFAFVQDPAGALAAADNAVNAAFAVDIALTFFVAYTDSKTHLLQDDPRRIAWRYATTWLALDVASTVPTELSRRILPPQARSYNFFGMLRLWRLHRVGALFAHLEKDRKFSYFWVRCAKLICVTLFAVHSAGCFYYLLADRYPDPAHTWLSTAMPDFHSESLWNRYVASMYWSITTLTTVGYGDMHAVNTREMVFTTFYMLFNLGLTAYLIGNMTNLVVHGTGRTRKYRDTIKAATSFALRHQLPARLQEQMISHLSLKFRTDLEGLRQQETLDALPKAIRSSISHHLFFSLVQNVYLFQGVSNDLIFQLVSEMNAEYFAPREDVILQNEAPSDFYILVTGSVELLELQNGAEQMAGMAKAGDVVGEIGVLCYRPQLFTARTRSLCQLLRMDRTAFLRIVQSNVGDGTIIINNLIQYLKEKRDIGAIAGVAEEVEYMLARGQLELPVTLCYAASKGDDFLMHQLLKRRADPNEADNYGHTALHVSASIGSEQCVKVMLDHGADPNARDTQGRVPLWEALSRRHHAAVQLLVDAGADLSSGDAALYTRAAVEGDDAALLEDIARHGGDVAAVACWDDGTTALHRAVLLGNVGMVKVLLEHGADADREDGGGRTPRAMADQLGHRDIRLLFRSHQDVQSPMQQGSSMDHLRVAAPVIRFQSAPAARIPHRDSIDSSPPSSRHSTPLRMASFRNSLFGVISSSHANQHGKGVSGSLLFGGGHGGREXARQAAKARKLVFMPETMRQLVELGGSRFGFSPTRAVTTEGAEVDKSRLVSDGDHLLHVTDQWVPDTHIARVTRRRKMF